A stretch of the Flavobacterium sp. 5 genome encodes the following:
- a CDS encoding ATP-binding protein produces MEKIFEELLLANTAKEVTDLLENLIDNFNVQWNPVGGYKDNIATINIGTDPAAGLAERMTNAIDAVMELEWQNQGQPNNFTSPRIAAENWFNLKEGKLRNIDNALDKKIQELAKKIKVTLRDSERENYPTVEIRDQGIGIKADDFSKTILSLHGQNKISKLFLMGAYGQGGSTALSYNNYTIIASKPAKGEKKFTEEVSWTIVRINPGNIDSDKLEWFEYCVDKSNGQPFNLKINDKIFKHGTLIRHIGMDLGKYTAKITGPTSSLWYLAHHYLFDPIIPITISGERKKDLNQGKIENRSIFGNNRRLTRGGGDEKNLTQYQNEVNLTFKDGKVTIYYWVLTLEGSDKPMDRIKNYCLSSQPIIITFNGQKQGSLSSSIIKSDLKLPFIEKYLVVQIECDGLDNESKRHLFSSTRESLRDTSILEELKKLAIDTLKEDDKLKFLDKERKDRYLKKDVTESLDKLRKKLANRINVYFKAAGSGIEVKASETKESVKNKKQQPIPFNDPPTFLEITTEKDKEVYVGKIFSVKFKTDAHPSYFTNPDAFLAVIEPHSFGSFTGSARVIDGYGIAYFKARDTNESQTKGSITLELRPPRQKTLSDSINVIAVDSESDVNSKKTGDKNVPNIQIHNINEDDAYYKDSDWNSDTVADVDISSDAVDIFINDSNRHLTKLITRAQQYSTASVESIKNRYREHIGFCAFMISQNKIENSLKNDEGHALSQENIDLIKKADLANACETIVDMINDFFQVIITESVEE; encoded by the coding sequence ATGGAGAAAATATTTGAGGAATTATTACTTGCAAATACAGCTAAAGAAGTTACAGACTTACTTGAAAATTTAATTGACAATTTTAATGTTCAATGGAACCCAGTAGGTGGATACAAAGATAATATAGCAACTATTAATATTGGTACTGATCCTGCAGCGGGATTAGCCGAAAGAATGACTAATGCAATAGATGCGGTTATGGAACTTGAATGGCAAAATCAAGGACAACCAAATAATTTTACAAGCCCTAGAATTGCAGCAGAAAATTGGTTTAATCTAAAGGAAGGGAAGTTAAGAAACATAGATAATGCGCTAGATAAAAAGATTCAAGAACTAGCAAAAAAAATTAAAGTAACACTTAGGGATTCAGAAAGAGAAAATTACCCGACTGTAGAGATTAGAGACCAAGGCATTGGAATTAAAGCAGATGATTTTTCTAAAACAATTCTAAGTTTACATGGACAAAATAAAATATCTAAATTGTTTTTAATGGGTGCTTATGGTCAAGGTGGTTCTACTGCCTTATCATATAATAATTATACAATAATTGCATCCAAACCAGCAAAAGGAGAAAAAAAATTTACTGAAGAAGTAAGCTGGACGATTGTACGTATAAATCCTGGTAATATAGATTCAGATAAATTAGAATGGTTTGAGTATTGTGTCGATAAAAGTAATGGCCAGCCTTTTAATTTAAAAATAAATGATAAAATATTTAAACACGGTACTTTAATACGTCATATCGGTATGGACTTAGGTAAATACACCGCTAAAATTACCGGTCCAACATCCTCTTTATGGTACCTAGCTCATCATTATCTTTTTGACCCAATCATTCCAATTACTATAAGTGGAGAAAGAAAAAAAGACTTAAATCAAGGCAAAATTGAAAACCGAAGTATTTTTGGAAATAATAGGCGATTAACTCGTGGAGGAGGCGATGAAAAGAATCTTACGCAGTACCAAAATGAAGTTAATTTAACCTTCAAAGATGGAAAAGTTACAATTTATTATTGGGTTCTTACATTGGAAGGCTCTGATAAACCAATGGATAGAATCAAGAATTACTGTTTATCTTCGCAGCCCATTATTATTACATTTAATGGACAAAAACAAGGTAGCTTAAGTAGCTCTATTATTAAATCTGATTTAAAATTGCCATTTATCGAAAAATATTTAGTTGTGCAAATTGAATGTGATGGATTGGATAATGAATCAAAACGTCATTTATTTAGTAGTACGAGAGAATCATTGCGGGACACTTCTATTTTGGAAGAATTAAAAAAGTTAGCAATAGATACATTAAAAGAAGATGATAAGTTAAAATTTCTTGACAAAGAAAGAAAAGATAGATATTTAAAGAAAGATGTAACAGAATCTTTAGATAAACTTCGAAAAAAATTAGCTAATAGAATAAATGTTTATTTCAAAGCTGCTGGCAGTGGAATAGAAGTAAAAGCTTCTGAAACTAAAGAGTCTGTTAAAAATAAAAAACAACAGCCAATTCCTTTTAACGATCCACCAACATTTCTAGAAATAACGACCGAGAAAGACAAAGAAGTTTACGTTGGTAAAATATTTAGTGTTAAATTTAAAACTGATGCACATCCAAGTTATTTTACAAATCCAGATGCTTTCCTCGCTGTTATTGAACCTCATTCTTTTGGTAGTTTCACTGGTTCAGCCAGAGTAATTGACGGATATGGAATTGCATATTTTAAAGCTAGGGATACGAATGAGTCTCAAACTAAAGGTTCTATAACTTTAGAACTTAGACCTCCGAGACAAAAAACTTTAAGTGATTCTATTAATGTGATTGCAGTTGATTCTGAATCTGATGTAAATTCAAAAAAAACAGGAGATAAAAATGTTCCAAATATCCAAATTCATAATATAAATGAAGATGATGCATATTATAAAGATTCTGATTGGAATTCTGATACTGTAGCTGATGTAGATATAAGCAGTGACGCAGTTGATATATTTATTAACGATTCCAATAGGCATTTGACAAAATTAATTACAAGAGCTCAACAATATAGCACAGCCTCTGTTGAGTCCATAAAGAATAGATATAGGGAGCATATTGGATTTTGTGCTTTCATGATAAGCCAGAATAAAATTGAAAATAGTTTAAAAAATGACGAAGGACATGCATTGTCACAAGAAAATATTGATTTAATTAAAAAAGCTGATTTAGCAAATGCTTGTGAAACGATTGTTGACATGATTAATGATTTTTTTCAAGTAATTATAACAGAAAGTGTAGAAGAATAA
- a CDS encoding DNA methyltransferase — protein MVSDNIPTPWSKLNARDFDSWHSMCSYLGAFPPPLANYFIQYFSNEGDLVYDPFSGRGTTILESRILNRNSLGTDLNPIALALSEAKNCNLTKEDIYSRIDELEEKYDYALYQPEAIAQSDEIHLIFHPKTLAQLCYLRRKLLKSEKQIDKYLIGITLGILHGGERKDTTSAYASIDMPNTFSMSPEYVRRYVQTKQLNRIERNIFNLLKEKTDRIYKKHTPLGGKGFILKANVKSLSKYQELQQYKNSVSLVLTSPPYLGIVNYAKQNWIRSWFMDQDPIAVSKELDDDLNLDEWIEFSKLAIVELKQFLKEDGVAVFVIGDVAKSKNSVISLAREFCLMINENKFFKNVWCINDVITSSDKTTRIWGDKKGIATTTDRIVILSNIDPFEKFKSKNQIEKLNLESVEEITKYFIGNYN, from the coding sequence ATGGTTTCAGATAATATCCCAACTCCGTGGTCCAAACTTAACGCAAGAGATTTTGACTCATGGCATTCAATGTGCTCATATTTAGGAGCATTTCCACCCCCGCTCGCAAATTATTTTATACAATATTTTTCTAATGAAGGTGATCTTGTTTATGATCCATTTTCTGGTCGAGGAACAACCATCTTAGAATCAAGGATTTTAAATAGAAATTCTCTAGGGACAGATTTAAATCCAATAGCTTTGGCGTTAAGTGAAGCTAAAAACTGTAATTTGACCAAAGAAGATATTTATTCAAGAATTGATGAGCTCGAAGAAAAATATGATTACGCATTATACCAACCTGAAGCGATAGCGCAATCAGATGAAATTCACCTCATTTTTCATCCTAAAACGTTAGCACAATTATGCTATTTAAGGAGAAAATTACTTAAGTCAGAGAAACAGATTGATAAATATTTAATCGGGATTACTCTTGGTATACTCCATGGAGGTGAAAGAAAAGACACAACCTCTGCTTATGCTTCTATTGACATGCCAAACACTTTTAGCATGTCTCCTGAATATGTTCGCAGATACGTTCAGACTAAACAATTGAATAGAATTGAAAGAAATATTTTCAATCTATTAAAGGAAAAAACAGATAGAATTTATAAAAAACATACACCTTTAGGTGGAAAAGGTTTTATTTTAAAAGCAAATGTAAAATCATTATCCAAATATCAAGAATTGCAACAATATAAAAATTCTGTAAGTTTGGTACTTACATCTCCTCCATATCTTGGTATTGTAAATTATGCCAAACAAAATTGGATTCGCTCCTGGTTTATGGATCAAGACCCTATAGCAGTTTCTAAAGAATTAGATGACGACTTAAATTTAGATGAATGGATTGAATTCTCTAAATTAGCAATAGTAGAATTAAAACAATTTTTAAAAGAAGATGGAGTGGCTGTTTTTGTTATTGGAGATGTTGCAAAATCAAAAAATAGTGTTATATCTTTAGCAAGAGAATTTTGTTTAATGATTAATGAAAACAAGTTTTTTAAAAATGTTTGGTGTATAAATGACGTCATAACTAGTTCTGATAAAACTACTAGAATTTGGGGAGATAAAAAAGGAATTGCGACAACAACGGATAGAATAGTTATTTTGTCAAACATAGATCCTTTCGAAAAGTTTAAGAGCAAAAATCAAATTGAAAAATTGAATTTAGAATCTGTTGAAGAAATTACTAAATACTTTATAGGAAATTATAATTAA
- a CDS encoding ATP-binding protein: MEELKIEFASDLVSSYKRLSYKIWYALAEYVDNSTQAYENNKAILDKVYETEKSNLIVNINYFRGQTIEEDYFEIIDNSIGMSTDDLKRAFKIGLPPENNTGRSKYGLGMKTASFWLGDEWTIHTKKLNENTKSSLTLNLKSIAQGSLSLNIETEEADTKDHYTVIKIYGLHRRFKGMTISKIKSFLSSIYRFDLINDRMDLVWNGEKLEWSNFVDNDFIKNSEMEPLKRPFDFMVNNKRVHGWAGILSSGSRNKGGFSLIKHERVIQSPPNGYKPESIFGEQEGGINDLVNQRLVGEIYLDDFEVSHTKDSILWEGTEEEDLDDQIFKEIGDFKKTAVQFRKRAVDERGPSEEEVNIAIDEITKELNSGEIADTLFALELPSDDIISISNTQLEEVSKSNIEPIIVTLNQLTIKLYVDDTMSINDPYVINNSTSDRDTVIIIVNKNHPFWNELGDSRGVLNYLRQCVYDGVSEWKAYFFNSSIKPNTIKYIKDDLLRVPFNIERS; this comes from the coding sequence ATGGAAGAATTAAAAATTGAATTTGCATCGGATTTAGTTAGCTCATATAAAAGACTTTCATATAAAATATGGTATGCTTTAGCAGAATATGTCGATAACTCTACTCAAGCTTACGAAAATAATAAAGCTATTTTAGATAAAGTTTACGAAACTGAGAAAAGTAATCTCATAGTGAATATTAATTACTTTAGAGGCCAAACCATTGAGGAGGATTACTTTGAAATTATAGATAATTCAATTGGAATGTCTACAGATGATCTAAAGAGAGCATTTAAGATCGGATTACCTCCCGAAAATAACACTGGCAGGAGTAAATATGGTCTTGGAATGAAAACTGCATCTTTTTGGCTTGGTGACGAATGGACAATTCATACTAAAAAGTTAAATGAAAATACAAAAAGTAGTTTAACGCTAAATTTAAAGTCTATTGCGCAAGGTAGTTTATCATTAAACATCGAAACTGAAGAAGCAGATACAAAAGATCATTACACTGTGATAAAAATATATGGATTGCACAGACGTTTTAAAGGAATGACAATTAGTAAAATAAAAAGCTTTTTATCATCAATCTATAGGTTTGATTTGATCAATGACAGGATGGATTTGGTATGGAATGGTGAAAAATTAGAATGGTCTAATTTTGTCGACAACGATTTTATAAAAAATAGTGAAATGGAACCGCTGAAAAGACCTTTTGATTTTATGGTAAACAATAAACGTGTACATGGATGGGCCGGTATCTTGTCAAGTGGAAGTAGAAACAAGGGAGGATTCTCATTAATTAAACATGAAAGAGTTATACAAAGTCCTCCGAATGGTTATAAACCCGAAAGTATTTTTGGAGAGCAAGAAGGAGGAATCAATGATTTAGTTAATCAAAGGTTAGTAGGTGAAATTTACTTAGATGATTTTGAAGTTAGCCATACAAAGGATAGTATCTTGTGGGAAGGAACTGAAGAAGAGGATCTTGATGATCAAATATTCAAAGAAATTGGTGATTTTAAGAAAACGGCAGTACAATTTCGTAAAAGGGCTGTCGATGAGAGAGGTCCTTCCGAAGAAGAAGTAAATATTGCGATTGATGAAATTACTAAGGAATTAAACTCGGGAGAGATTGCAGATACGCTATTCGCATTAGAATTACCTTCCGACGATATCATTTCAATTTCTAATACGCAACTGGAAGAAGTAAGCAAGTCGAATATTGAACCAATAATTGTTACATTAAACCAACTAACAATTAAACTATATGTTGACGATACAATGTCTATCAATGATCCATATGTTATCAATAATTCTACGAGCGATAGAGATACTGTCATAATTATTGTTAACAAGAATCATCCATTTTGGAATGAATTAGGTGATAGTAGAGGAGTATTAAATTATTTACGTCAATGCGTTTATGATGGAGTTTCCGAGTGGAAAGCTTATTTTTTTAATTCCTCCATTAAACCTAATACAATTAAATATATAAAAGATGACTTACTTAGGGTACCTTTTAATATTGAACGCTCATAA